The Rhodoferax sediminis genome has a segment encoding these proteins:
- the rplV gene encoding 50S ribosomal protein L22 → METRAVLRGVRLSVDKGRLVADLIRGKKVDQALNVLEFTQKKAAVIIKKVLESAIANAEHNDGADIDELKVKTIFVEQGASLKRFTARAKGRGNQIRKPTCHVYVTVGN, encoded by the coding sequence ATGGAAACACGTGCAGTCCTTCGGGGCGTTCGTCTGTCGGTCGACAAAGGCCGTCTGGTCGCTGATCTGATTCGCGGCAAGAAAGTGGACCAGGCGCTCAACGTCCTGGAATTCACCCAGAAAAAAGCGGCAGTGATCATCAAGAAGGTTCTTGAGTCCGCTATCGCCAACGCCGAACACAACGACGGTGCCGACATCGACGAGTTGAAGGTGAAAACCATCTTCGTCGAGCAGGGTGCCTCGCTCAAGCGCTTTACCGCCCGCGCCAAAGGTCGTGGCAACCAGATCAGAAAACCCACGTGCCATGTGTACGTGACGGTTGGCAACTGA
- the rplB gene encoding 50S ribosomal protein L2 translates to MAVIKLKPTSPGQRGVVKVTRDHLYKGDPYAPLLEPQFQHAGRNNNGHITTRHRGGGHKHHYRVVDFCRTKDGIPAKVERVEYDPNRTAHIALVCYADGERRYIIAPRGLEVGASLMSGAEAPIRAGNTLPIRNIPVGSTIHCIELQPGKGAQIARSAGTSATLLAREGSYAQVRMRSGEVRKIHIECRATIGEVANEEHSLRRLGKAGVKRWMGIRPTVRGVVMNPVDHPHGGGEGKTGEGRHPVDPWGNLTKGYRTRNNKRTQVMIVSRRKK, encoded by the coding sequence ATGGCTGTCATTAAACTCAAACCGACTTCACCGGGCCAGCGTGGCGTGGTGAAGGTGACCCGCGATCACCTGTACAAGGGTGATCCGTACGCGCCGCTGCTCGAACCCCAGTTCCAGCATGCAGGTCGCAATAACAATGGCCACATCACGACGCGTCATCGCGGCGGTGGCCACAAGCATCACTACCGCGTTGTCGATTTCTGCCGCACCAAAGACGGCATTCCGGCGAAAGTGGAGCGCGTCGAGTACGACCCGAACCGCACGGCGCACATCGCCCTGGTGTGCTATGCCGACGGTGAGCGCCGCTACATCATCGCGCCGCGCGGCCTGGAAGTGGGCGCATCGCTGATGAGTGGTGCCGAGGCGCCGATCCGCGCCGGCAACACCCTGCCGATCCGCAACATCCCGGTGGGCTCGACCATTCACTGCATCGAACTGCAGCCGGGCAAAGGCGCGCAGATCGCCCGCTCGGCCGGTACCTCGGCAACCCTGCTGGCGCGCGAGGGCAGCTACGCCCAAGTGCGCATGCGCTCGGGCGAAGTGCGCAAGATTCACATCGAATGCCGCGCCACCATTGGCGAAGTCGCCAACGAAGAGCACAGCCTGCGCCGTCTGGGCAAGGCCGGCGTCAAGCGCTGGATGGGAATTCGTCCGACCGTTCGCGGTGTGGTCATGAACCCGGTGGATCACCCCCATGGCGGTGGTGAAGGCAAAACCGGCGAAGGCCGCCACCCCGTCGACCCTTGGGGCAATCTGACCAAGGGCTATCGCACCCGTAACAACAAGCGCACGCAGGTCATGATCGTGTCGCGTCGCAAGAAATAA
- a CDS encoding PTS sugar transporter subunit IIA has protein sequence MNSIFIIAHAPLARALRECALHVFPDCASGVVAFDVQPHLPPEETLAAARIAMAQMGTDSTLVLTDVFGATPCNVAQKLVDGVNSRLITGVNLPMVLRTVCYCHEPLDALVSRAVIGGTQGVMQVAVTAPQNQTRKPHDQDLDDHQQ, from the coding sequence ATGAACAGTATCTTCATCATTGCCCATGCGCCGTTGGCCCGCGCCCTGCGTGAATGCGCGCTGCATGTGTTTCCCGACTGCGCCAGCGGCGTAGTGGCGTTCGATGTGCAGCCCCATCTGCCGCCGGAGGAGACCCTGGCGGCGGCGCGCATTGCCATGGCCCAGATGGGAACGGACAGCACGCTGGTGCTGACCGATGTGTTTGGCGCCACGCCCTGTAACGTGGCGCAAAAGCTGGTCGACGGCGTGAACTCCCGGCTTATCACGGGGGTCAATTTGCCGATGGTGCTGCGCACGGTGTGTTATTGCCATGAGCCGCTTGACGCGCTGGTCTCGCGAGCGGTGATTGGCGGCACCCAGGGCGTGATGCAGGTGGCCGTGACCGCGCCGCAAAACCAGACCAGAAAACCTCATGATCAAGACCTCGACGACCATCAGCAATAG
- the rplC gene encoding 50S ribosomal protein L3 — protein MSLSNSLGLLGRKVGMMRLFTDDGDAVPVTVVDVSNNRVTQIKTQENDGYVALQVTFGSRKASRVTKPAAGHLAKAGVEAGEIIREFRVTADAAAQYQAGASVPVNAVFTVGQKVDVQGTSIGKGYAGTIKRHHMSSQRASHGNSRSHNVPGSIGMAQDPGRVFPGKRMTGHLGDDTVTTQNLDVFRIDEARQLLLIRGAIPGSKGGFVTVRHAVKAKESAANAKGAN, from the coding sequence ATGAGTCTGAGCAACTCCCTGGGGTTGCTGGGCCGCAAGGTGGGCATGATGCGCCTATTCACCGATGACGGGGACGCAGTGCCTGTCACGGTGGTGGATGTGTCCAACAACCGCGTGACCCAGATCAAAACCCAAGAGAACGACGGCTACGTGGCCCTGCAGGTCACGTTCGGTTCGCGTAAAGCTTCGCGTGTCACCAAGCCGGCCGCTGGCCACCTTGCGAAAGCAGGCGTTGAAGCCGGTGAAATCATTCGGGAATTCCGCGTCACCGCCGACGCTGCAGCCCAATACCAGGCGGGTGCCTCGGTGCCGGTGAATGCGGTGTTTACGGTGGGCCAGAAAGTGGATGTGCAGGGCACCTCCATCGGCAAGGGCTACGCCGGAACCATCAAGCGCCACCACATGAGCTCGCAGCGCGCATCGCACGGCAACAGCCGTTCGCACAACGTGCCGGGCTCGATCGGGATGGCGCAGGATCCGGGTCGCGTTTTCCCGGGCAAGCGCATGACCGGTCATTTGGGTGATGACACCGTCACCACGCAAAACCTGGATGTGTTTCGGATTGACGAAGCGCGCCAATTGCTCTTGATCAGGGGCGCGATCCCCGGCTCCAAGGGCGGTTTTGTGACCGTTCGCCATGCCGTCAAGGCCAAAGAATCTGCCGCCAACGCGAAGGGAGCGAACTGA
- the rpsS gene encoding 30S ribosomal protein S19: MTRSLKKGPFVDQHLVVKADKAVMTKDKKPIKTWSRRSMVLPEFIGLTIAVHNGKQHVPVYITDQMVGHKLGEFALTRTFKGHPADRKVQKK, translated from the coding sequence ATGACTCGCTCTCTTAAAAAGGGTCCGTTTGTTGACCAACATTTGGTGGTCAAGGCCGACAAGGCCGTGATGACCAAAGACAAAAAACCAATCAAGACCTGGTCGCGCCGCTCGATGGTTCTGCCCGAGTTCATCGGACTGACCATTGCCGTGCACAACGGCAAGCAGCACGTGCCGGTTTACATCACCGACCAGATGGTGGGCCACAAGCTGGGCGAATTCGCCCTGACGCGCACCTTCAAAGGTCACCCCGCGGACCGAAAAGTCCAGAAGAAATAA
- the rpsC gene encoding 30S ribosomal protein S3, giving the protein MGQKIHPTGFRLSVSRNWASRWYANNRDFAGMLAEDIKVREYLKAKLKNAAVSRVLIERPAKNARITIFSARPGVVIGKKGEDIENLKRELSRQLGVPVAVNIEEVRKPEIDAKLIADSITQQLEKRIMFRRAMKRAMQNAMRLGALGIKIMSSGRLNGIEIARCEWYREGRVPLHTLRADIDYGTSEAKTTYGVIGVKVWVYKGDTLGRNDAPAALEPRTDDERRPRGPRRDARPGDRPPARGPRRPVGANVAPADGSDKPAEATVGADATKPAVKRVRKVAAPAAAADGGAKTE; this is encoded by the coding sequence ATGGGACAAAAAATCCACCCCACCGGCTTCCGTCTTTCGGTCAGCCGCAACTGGGCTTCACGCTGGTACGCCAACAACCGTGACTTCGCCGGCATGCTGGCCGAAGACATCAAGGTGCGCGAGTACCTCAAGGCCAAGCTTAAAAACGCCGCAGTCTCGCGCGTGTTGATCGAGCGCCCCGCCAAGAACGCCCGCATCACCATTTTCTCGGCGCGTCCGGGCGTGGTGATCGGCAAAAAAGGCGAGGACATCGAAAACCTCAAGCGCGAACTCAGTCGTCAACTGGGCGTGCCGGTGGCGGTTAACATTGAAGAGGTGCGCAAGCCCGAAATCGATGCCAAGCTGATCGCCGACTCGATCACCCAGCAGCTCGAGAAACGCATCATGTTCCGCCGCGCCATGAAGCGCGCCATGCAGAACGCCATGCGTCTGGGCGCCCTGGGTATCAAGATCATGTCGTCGGGCCGCCTGAACGGGATCGAGATCGCGCGCTGCGAGTGGTACCGCGAAGGCCGCGTGCCGCTTCACACGCTGCGCGCCGACATCGACTACGGCACCTCGGAGGCCAAGACCACCTATGGTGTGATCGGCGTCAAGGTCTGGGTCTACAAGGGTGACACGCTGGGCCGCAACGATGCGCCCGCGGCCCTGGAGCCGCGCACCGATGACGAGCGCCGCCCGCGCGGTCCACGCCGCGATGCGCGCCCCGGTGACCGTCCGCCCGCACGTGGCCCGCGCCGCCCTGTAGGTGCCAATGTGGCACCCGCCGATGGCAGCGACAAACCCGCAGAGGCTACCGTCGGTGCCGATGCAACCAAACCCGCCGTTAAGCGCGTCCGCAAGGTAGCCGCGCCAGCTGCAGCAGCTGACGGCGGAGCGAAAACCGAGTAA
- the rplP gene encoding 50S ribosomal protein L16, with the protein MLQPARRKYRKEQKGRNTGIATRGNSVAFGDFGLKCTDRGRLTARQIEAARRAISRHVKRGGRIWIRVFPDKPISQKPAEVRMGNGKGNPEYYVAEIQPGKVVFEIVGVPEELAREAFRLAAAKLPLRTTFVSRMIGA; encoded by the coding sequence ATGCTGCAACCCGCTCGCAGAAAGTACCGCAAGGAACAAAAAGGCCGCAACACCGGCATCGCCACCCGAGGCAACTCGGTGGCGTTCGGTGACTTCGGTCTGAAGTGCACCGACCGCGGCCGTCTGACCGCGCGCCAGATCGAAGCCGCACGCCGTGCGATTTCCCGTCACGTCAAACGTGGCGGCCGTATCTGGATCCGCGTGTTTCCCGACAAGCCAATCTCCCAGAAGCCCGCCGAAGTGCGGATGGGTAACGGCAAGGGCAATCCTGAATACTACGTGGCTGAAATTCAGCCCGGTAAAGTGGTGTTCGAGATCGTCGGCGTGCCCGAAGAACTCGCACGTGAGGCGTTTCGTCTGGCCGCTGCCAAGCTGCCGCTGCGCACCACGTTTGTCAGCCGAATGATCGGCGCGTAA
- a CDS encoding CaiB/BaiF CoA transferase family protein codes for MDSLQGIRILDLSRILAGPWCTQTLADLGADVIKIERPGSGDDTRTWGPPFIQDAAGHDTAEAAYYLGTNRNKRSVSCDIAQPAGQALVRDLVAHCDVFIENFKVGDMARYGLDYGSLKALNPKLVYCSVTGFGQTGPYKDRAGYDYAIQGMGGLMSITGERDDLGGGPQKVGVAVADLFTGMYATVAILAALRHAERTGEGQHVDMALLDTQVAMLANLGANYLVSGKVPGRSGNAHQNIVPYQVFEVKAPDGAPDGTRDHLILAVGNDRQYVKFCSVAGRPELGLDPLYAKNQDRVRNRAQLVPLLEAILKTRTKADWLAALEAAKVPCGAINNLAEVFADPQVRQRGMVNDWQHPLRDDLRLVASPIKLGATPVRTPQTGGRPPPLLGQHTEEVLRNVLNYSEARLTQLKNDKVI; via the coding sequence ATGGACTCATTACAAGGCATTCGCATCCTCGACCTGTCACGCATTCTGGCGGGACCGTGGTGTACCCAAACCCTGGCCGATCTGGGCGCGGACGTGATCAAGATCGAGCGCCCCGGCAGCGGCGACGACACCCGTACCTGGGGCCCGCCATTCATTCAGGACGCAGCCGGCCACGACACGGCCGAGGCCGCCTACTACCTGGGCACCAACCGCAACAAGCGCTCGGTCAGCTGCGACATCGCCCAGCCGGCCGGCCAGGCGCTGGTGCGCGATCTGGTGGCGCATTGCGACGTGTTTATCGAGAACTTCAAGGTCGGCGACATGGCACGCTACGGGCTCGACTACGGCTCGCTCAAGGCCCTGAATCCGAAACTGGTCTACTGCAGCGTCACCGGCTTCGGCCAGACCGGACCCTACAAAGACCGTGCCGGCTACGACTACGCCATCCAAGGCATGGGCGGCCTCATGAGCATCACCGGCGAGCGCGACGACCTCGGCGGTGGCCCGCAAAAAGTCGGCGTGGCGGTGGCCGACCTGTTCACCGGCATGTACGCCACCGTGGCCATCCTGGCCGCGCTGCGCCATGCCGAGCGCACCGGCGAGGGCCAGCATGTGGACATGGCCCTGCTCGACACCCAGGTGGCGATGCTGGCGAATCTGGGCGCCAACTACCTCGTGAGTGGCAAGGTGCCGGGACGATCCGGCAACGCGCACCAGAACATCGTGCCCTACCAGGTGTTCGAGGTGAAGGCGCCGGACGGCGCCCCCGATGGCACCCGCGACCACCTGATTCTGGCCGTCGGCAACGATCGTCAGTATGTCAAGTTTTGTAGCGTCGCCGGCAGGCCGGAGCTGGGCCTGGACCCGCTTTATGCCAAAAACCAGGACCGTGTGCGCAACCGTGCCCAGCTGGTGCCGCTGTTAGAGGCCATTCTGAAAACCCGCACCAAGGCCGACTGGCTGGCGGCGCTGGAAGCGGCCAAGGTGCCGTGCGGCGCCATCAACAATCTGGCCGAAGTGTTTGCCGACCCGCAGGTGCGCCAGCGCGGCATGGTGAACGACTGGCAGCACCCCTTGCGAGACGATCTGCGGCTGGTCGCGAGCCCGATCAAGCTCGGTGCCACGCCGGTGCGCACGCCCCAAACGGGTGGGCGACCGCCGCCGCTGCTGGGGCAACACACCGAGGAAGTGTTGCGCAATGTGCTGAACTACTCCGAGGCTCGGCTCACGCAATTGAAGAACGACAAGGTTATTTGA
- the rplW gene encoding 50S ribosomal protein L23, whose protein sequence is MSTAATKFDEGRLMQVLVAPIVSEKATMVADKSNAVTFKVLQDASKPEIKAAVELMFKVEVKGVSVVNTKGKIKRFGKSIGRRDNVRKAYVTLKPGQELNLSGEAA, encoded by the coding sequence ATGAGCACCGCCGCTACAAAGTTTGACGAAGGCCGTTTGATGCAGGTGCTGGTCGCTCCCATCGTGTCTGAAAAGGCAACCATGGTGGCCGACAAAAGCAATGCCGTGACCTTCAAGGTGCTGCAGGATGCCTCCAAACCCGAGATCAAGGCCGCTGTGGAATTGATGTTCAAGGTTGAAGTCAAGGGCGTCTCTGTGGTGAACACCAAAGGCAAGATCAAGCGTTTTGGCAAATCCATCGGCCGTCGCGACAACGTGCGCAAGGCCTATGTGACGCTCAAGCCGGGTCAAGAGCTGAACCTGTCCGGGGAGGCCGCGTAA
- the rpmC gene encoding 50S ribosomal protein L29 has protein sequence MKAAELRQKDVAGVQAEVKALQKAHFGLRMQKATQQLNNTATLRSTRRDIARAKTILVEKQTAK, from the coding sequence ATGAAAGCTGCTGAACTGCGCCAAAAAGACGTTGCCGGCGTGCAAGCCGAAGTCAAAGCGCTGCAAAAAGCCCACTTTGGCCTGCGCATGCAAAAAGCCACGCAACAACTCAACAACACCGCCACGCTGCGCTCGACGCGCCGCGATATTGCTCGCGCCAAGACGATTCTTGTCGAGAAGCAAACGGCTAAATAA
- a CDS encoding TlpA family protein disulfide reductase has translation MKRSLYSVAAVLVLAVTGGAFYWSAANQAAPQSTFVLLDGSTKTTADLKGKVTLVNFWATSCVTCVAEMPKVIATYDKYKTQGFDTLAVAMSYDPPSYVVNYTETRKLPFKVAIDNTGAVAKAWGDVQLTPTTYIVNKRGEIVKRYVGEPNFAELHRLIEKLLAEA, from the coding sequence ATGAAACGATCTTTATACAGTGTGGCAGCCGTGCTGGTTCTGGCCGTCACCGGTGGCGCTTTCTATTGGAGCGCCGCCAACCAGGCCGCGCCGCAATCGACCTTTGTGTTGCTCGATGGCAGCACCAAAACCACCGCCGACCTGAAGGGCAAAGTCACCCTGGTGAACTTCTGGGCCACCAGCTGCGTCACCTGCGTGGCGGAAATGCCCAAGGTCATCGCCACCTACGACAAGTACAAGACCCAGGGTTTTGACACGCTGGCAGTCGCCATGAGCTACGACCCGCCCAGCTATGTCGTGAACTACACCGAGACGCGCAAGCTGCCATTCAAGGTCGCGATCGACAACACCGGCGCGGTCGCGAAGGCCTGGGGCGACGTGCAACTCACGCCCACCACCTACATCGTGAACAAGCGCGGCGAGATCGTGAAGCGCTATGTGGGCGAGCCCAACTTCGCCGAACTGCACCGGCTGATCGAGAAACTGCTGGCCGAAGCCTGA
- a CDS encoding DUF4197 domain-containing protein, giving the protein MDRRQFNSTSVSALGILLWAACQQAYALSLADISNAQASQGLKAALEKGAQSAVSLLGRPDGFLGNAKVRIPLPGYLENASQLLKTLGQGQRVQELVTAMNRAAEAAVPMAKDMLVGAVRAMNVSDAKKILTGGDNSVTSFFAEKTRAPLSVKFLPVVTKATEKVGLAAKYNAVAGKAAGFGLVKKEDANIQQYVTGKALDGLYLMIGEEEKKIRQVPVGTGSAVIAKVFGALK; this is encoded by the coding sequence ATGGATCGTCGACAGTTTAATTCCACTTCGGTTTCGGCGCTTGGGATTCTGTTATGGGCCGCTTGCCAGCAGGCTTACGCGCTCTCGCTGGCGGACATCAGCAACGCGCAGGCTTCCCAAGGCTTGAAAGCCGCGCTGGAAAAGGGCGCCCAATCGGCCGTGAGCCTGCTTGGCAGACCTGATGGATTCCTGGGCAACGCAAAAGTTCGCATCCCGCTGCCCGGCTATCTGGAAAACGCTTCCCAACTGCTCAAAACCCTGGGCCAGGGCCAGCGCGTGCAGGAGCTCGTGACCGCCATGAACCGTGCCGCCGAGGCCGCGGTGCCGATGGCGAAGGACATGCTGGTGGGTGCCGTCCGGGCCATGAACGTGAGCGATGCGAAGAAAATCCTCACCGGCGGTGACAACTCGGTCACCAGTTTCTTCGCCGAAAAGACCCGCGCACCGCTGAGCGTCAAATTCCTGCCTGTGGTCACCAAGGCCACCGAAAAGGTGGGCCTGGCCGCGAAATACAACGCCGTCGCGGGCAAGGCGGCCGGCTTCGGCCTGGTGAAAAAGGAAGACGCGAACATCCAGCAGTACGTCACGGGCAAGGCGCTGGACGGGCTCTACCTGATGATTGGCGAGGAGGAGAAGAAGATCCGCCAGGTTCCCGTGGGCACCGGCAGCGCCGTGATCGCCAAGGTGTTTGGCGCCCTGAAATGA
- the rplD gene encoding 50S ribosomal protein L4 — MQLELLNDQGQAASKFEAPETVFGREYNEDLVHQIVVAFQANARQGTRAQKDREQVHHSTKKPFKQKGTGRARAGMTSSPLWRGGGRIFPNSPDENFTQKINKKMYRAGMAAIFSQLAREGRLAVVDSLKVESPKTKPLAARFKAMNLQSVMVISDEVDENLYLASRNLVNVLVVEPRYADPVSLVHYKKVLVTKGAMDKLKEMFA; from the coding sequence ATGCAGCTCGAACTCCTGAACGACCAAGGTCAGGCCGCTTCCAAGTTTGAAGCCCCCGAGACCGTGTTTGGCCGTGAATACAACGAAGATCTGGTGCACCAGATCGTGGTCGCCTTCCAGGCCAATGCGCGTCAGGGCACGCGTGCCCAGAAAGACCGCGAACAGGTCCATCACTCGACCAAGAAGCCGTTCAAGCAAAAGGGAACGGGCCGCGCCCGTGCCGGTATGACGTCATCGCCGCTGTGGCGCGGCGGCGGCCGGATTTTCCCGAACAGCCCGGACGAAAACTTCACGCAAAAAATCAACAAGAAGATGTACCGCGCCGGCATGGCCGCCATCTTCTCGCAGCTGGCGCGCGAAGGCCGCCTGGCCGTGGTCGATTCCCTGAAAGTGGAATCCCCCAAGACCAAGCCGCTGGCCGCCCGCTTCAAGGCGATGAACCTGCAGTCGGTCATGGTGATTTCCGACGAAGTGGATGAAAACCTGTACCTGGCCTCCCGCAACTTGGTGAACGTGCTCGTCGTTGAGCCGCGCTACGCCGATCCGGTGTCGCTGGTGCACTACAAGAAAGTCCTCGTCACCAAGGGCGCAATGGACAAACTCAAGGAGATGTTCGCATGA
- a CDS encoding peroxiredoxin, with amino-acid sequence MIKVGDTLPAVTLMEFSEVEGNGCSIGPNPVDVSKAAAGKTIALFALPGAFTPTCSAKHVPGYVAKADELKAAGVDEIWCVSVNDAFVMGAWARDQKTGTKVRMLGDGDAAFAKATGLTLDLTGKGMGLRSNRYSMLVKNGKVATLNIEGPGKFEVSDAATLLAQARS; translated from the coding sequence ATGATCAAAGTTGGCGATACCCTTCCCGCAGTCACCCTGATGGAATTCTCCGAAGTCGAAGGCAATGGTTGCAGCATCGGCCCCAATCCGGTCGACGTGAGCAAGGCCGCTGCCGGCAAAACGATTGCCCTGTTTGCGCTGCCGGGCGCTTTTACGCCCACCTGCTCGGCCAAGCACGTGCCGGGTTATGTCGCGAAAGCCGATGAGCTCAAGGCCGCCGGCGTCGATGAAATCTGGTGTGTCAGCGTGAACGACGCGTTCGTGATGGGCGCCTGGGCGCGCGACCAGAAAACCGGCACCAAGGTGCGCATGCTGGGCGATGGCGACGCTGCCTTCGCCAAGGCCACCGGACTGACGCTGGACCTGACCGGCAAGGGCATGGGCCTGCGCAGCAACCGCTACTCGATGCTGGTCAAGAATGGCAAAGTGGCCACGCTGAACATCGAGGGCCCCGGTAAATTCGAAGTGAGCGACGCGGCCACGCTGCTGGCGCAGGCCAGGTCCTGA
- the rpsQ gene encoding 30S ribosomal protein S17, translating to MTEPKKSLKRTLVGKVVSDKRAKTVTVLIERRVKHELYGKIVGKSSKYHAHDEKGEYKLGDMVEITESRPISKTKNWVATRLVQKAIAV from the coding sequence ATGACGGAACCTAAAAAATCCCTCAAACGCACCTTGGTCGGCAAGGTCGTTAGCGACAAACGTGCAAAGACAGTCACCGTGCTGATCGAGCGTCGCGTCAAGCACGAGCTCTACGGCAAGATCGTTGGCAAGTCGAGCAAGTACCACGCCCACGATGAAAAGGGCGAGTACAAACTCGGCGACATGGTCGAAATCACGGAGAGCCGGCCCATCTCGAAGACGAAGAACTGGGTCGCGACCCGGCTGGTGCAAAAGGCCATCGCGGTTTAA
- a CDS encoding HPr family phosphocarrier protein: MIKTSTTISNRLGLHARASAKLTKLAGSFPCEVWMTKGERRVNAKSIMGVMMLAAGIGSVVEVETDGEREREAMDALLALMADKFGEGE; this comes from the coding sequence ATGATCAAGACCTCGACGACCATCAGCAATAGACTGGGGCTGCATGCCCGTGCTTCGGCCAAACTGACCAAGCTGGCGGGCAGTTTTCCGTGCGAGGTGTGGATGACCAAGGGCGAGCGCCGTGTCAACGCCAAGAGCATCATGGGGGTGATGATGCTGGCGGCGGGCATTGGCTCGGTCGTTGAAGTGGAGACGGATGGCGAACGTGAGCGGGAGGCCATGGACGCGTTGCTGGCGCTGATGGCCGACAAATTCGGGGAGGGCGAGTAG
- the rpsJ gene encoding 30S ribosomal protein S10: MSTKQKIRIRLKAFDYKLIDQSAAEIVDTAKRTGAIVKGPVPLPTRMKRFDILRSPHVNKTSRDQFEIRTHQRLMDIVDPTDKTVDALMKLDLPAGVDVEIKLQ; encoded by the coding sequence ATGTCAACCAAGCAAAAAATCCGTATCCGCCTGAAAGCGTTTGATTACAAACTCATCGATCAATCGGCTGCCGAGATCGTGGATACCGCCAAGCGCACCGGCGCCATCGTCAAGGGCCCCGTGCCTTTGCCGACGCGCATGAAGCGTTTCGACATCCTGCGCTCGCCGCACGTCAACAAGACCAGCCGCGACCAGTTTGAAATCCGCACGCACCAGCGCCTGATGGACATCGTCGACCCGACGGACAAGACCGTTGACGCTCTGATGAAGCTCGATTTGCCCGCCGGCGTCGATGTGGAAATCAAGCTGCAATAA
- a CDS encoding GNAT family N-acetyltransferase: protein MNTPSIQLIEPVETRDIESTREIFREYANGLAVDLGFQGFEAELASLPGDYAAPRGALLLALVDGAAAGCCALRALDTVDYPNACEMKRLYVRKAFRGFGLGRQLAEAMLDCARRAGYACLLLDTLDDMEAARSLYEELGFREVPPYYHNPIAGAHYLKADL from the coding sequence TTGAACACCCCGTCGATACAGCTGATCGAGCCCGTCGAGACCCGCGACATCGAGTCCACGCGCGAGATTTTTCGCGAATACGCGAACGGCCTGGCGGTGGATCTTGGCTTTCAGGGGTTCGAAGCCGAACTGGCTTCATTGCCGGGCGACTACGCGGCGCCCCGCGGCGCCCTGCTGCTGGCGCTGGTGGATGGCGCAGCGGCGGGCTGTTGCGCCTTGCGTGCGCTGGACACGGTGGACTACCCGAATGCCTGCGAGATGAAACGCCTGTATGTGCGCAAGGCCTTCCGCGGCTTTGGCCTGGGCCGCCAGTTGGCCGAGGCGATGCTGGATTGCGCGCGCCGGGCGGGCTATGCCTGCCTCCTGCTCGACACGCTGGACGACATGGAGGCCGCGCGCAGCCTGTACGAGGAGCTGGGGTTCAGGGAAGTCCCGCCCTACTACCACAACCCGATCGCGGGAGCGCATTACCTGAAGGCTGATTTGTAA